Proteins encoded by one window of Thermodesulfovibrionales bacterium:
- a CDS encoding glyceraldehyde 3-phosphate dehydrogenase NAD-binding domain-containing protein: MTERGAKMISEKKPVLGINGLGRIGKLSLWHHIGRKFFSGIVVNVGRKAGTSLEDIALYIEKDSTYGALHNYLYGYRSQRLIGDLDEEKGTMRIDGIPVTILRESRNPKDIAWKYHGARVVVDATGKYVDPVPPPDAKDGSVRGHIEAGAEKVIVSAPFKIKEKGRHLPEDTKTLIMGINDEVYDHTKHHVLSAASCTTTCLAYMVKPLLDYFGPKKILSLSMATIHAATGSQEVLDKLPKAGATDLRKTRSVLNNIILTRTGAAKTLEQVIPEMGTIGFIAESVRIPTTTGSLIILVIAFHDEEDNPLINRALINGIYRDAAVKEKRGYLKYTDEQNVSTDIIGYFGPAAIIEGNETHTRTAVVTLDVARLCGEVREGAGATLNIPITQAITHGWYDNELGSYCNMLGDLTVKVASTVYQ; the protein is encoded by the coding sequence ATGACCGAAAGAGGTGCGAAGATGATCTCGGAAAAAAAACCGGTACTCGGCATAAACGGCTTGGGCAGAATCGGGAAGCTGTCCCTCTGGCATCATATAGGCAGAAAATTCTTTTCCGGCATCGTCGTGAACGTGGGCAGGAAGGCCGGGACCAGCCTCGAAGACATCGCCCTTTACATCGAAAAGGATTCCACCTACGGAGCCTTACACAACTATCTTTACGGGTACAGGTCGCAGAGACTCATAGGGGATCTGGACGAAGAGAAGGGGACGATGCGCATAGACGGCATCCCGGTTACCATTCTGAGGGAAAGCCGCAACCCCAAGGACATCGCCTGGAAATACCACGGGGCGAGAGTGGTCGTGGATGCCACCGGGAAATACGTAGACCCGGTCCCGCCGCCGGACGCGAAAGACGGCTCCGTGCGCGGTCATATCGAGGCGGGAGCAGAGAAGGTCATCGTTTCGGCGCCCTTCAAGATTAAGGAAAAGGGGCGTCATCTGCCTGAAGATACGAAGACCCTCATCATGGGCATTAACGACGAAGTCTACGACCACACGAAACATCATGTCCTGTCCGCCGCGTCGTGCACCACGACGTGCCTTGCCTATATGGTCAAACCCCTCCTCGACTACTTCGGCCCGAAGAAGATTCTAAGCCTGTCGATGGCGACGATCCATGCCGCCACGGGGTCGCAGGAGGTGCTCGACAAACTGCCGAAGGCCGGGGCAACGGATTTGCGCAAGACGAGAAGCGTCCTGAACAACATAATCCTCACGAGGACCGGCGCCGCGAAGACCCTTGAGCAGGTGATCCCCGAAATGGGCACCATCGGGTTCATCGCCGAATCGGTGAGGATACCGACTACCACAGGCTCTCTCATAATCCTCGTGATCGCCTTTCACGACGAAGAGGACAACCCGCTCATCAACAGGGCCCTCATCAACGGCATCTATCGCGATGCGGCAGTAAAAGAAAAGAGGGGGTATCTGAAATACACCGATGAACAGAATGTCTCGACCGACATAATCGGATATTTCGGCCCCGCCGCGATCATTGAAGGGAACGAGACGCATACGCGAACCGCTGTCGTTACCCTCGATGTGGCCAGACTCTGCGGAGAAGTCCGCGAAGGCGCAGGGGCCACCCTGAATATCCCCATCACTCAAGCGATAACGCACGGCTGGTACGACAACGAACTCGGGAGCTACTGCAACATGCTCGGGGACTTGACCGTGAAGGTCGCCTCCACGGTTTATCAGTAA